One genomic segment of candidate division KSB1 bacterium includes these proteins:
- a CDS encoding sigma-70 family RNA polymerase sigma factor, which translates to MTKETRAGLHPTDEELIAKFQNGDLYAFDVLVRRYKNQLTNFVCRFVGNREEAEDIVQDTFVRLYRNKHSYRRIARFSTWIYTIAGNLAKTALRKRKGRRLLAISQLGCEDKDYEIEDSAFDPEQEVDGTMKGAIIQREIDRLPPKFREVIILRDIQELSYEEISEIIKAPLGTVKSRVNRARLRLQKRLEEIAAN; encoded by the coding sequence ATGACAAAAGAGACCAGAGCAGGGTTGCATCCCACTGACGAGGAATTGATCGCCAAGTTTCAGAACGGCGACCTTTACGCGTTCGATGTACTCGTCCGGCGGTACAAGAACCAACTGACGAACTTTGTCTGCCGCTTCGTGGGCAACCGCGAGGAGGCCGAAGACATTGTTCAGGACACCTTCGTGCGCCTGTATCGCAACAAGCATTCGTACCGCCGGATCGCGCGCTTTTCTACGTGGATCTACACCATCGCAGGCAACTTGGCCAAGACGGCGTTGCGCAAACGAAAAGGGCGTCGCCTGCTGGCCATCTCCCAGCTCGGCTGCGAGGACAAAGACTATGAGATTGAGGATAGCGCCTTTGATCCGGAGCAGGAGGTGGACGGCACCATGAAGGGGGCGATCATTCAACGCGAGATCGACAGGTTGCCCCCGAAGTTCCGCGAGGTGATCATTTTGCGCGACATCCAAGAGCTGTCGTACGAGGAGATCAGCGAGATTATTAAGGCGCCGTTGGGCACGGTCAAGTCCCGCGTGAACCGCGCGCGGCTCAGGTTACAGAAGCGTTTGGAGGAAATAGCCGCCAATTGA